TTCGTGCTTTTTATTGAAAGATGCACACCGCCTCTCATGTACGCAGAACGGTTGGGGCGCCTGTACGCGCTGCTGGTACCCCACTCACCCGAGCGGTCAGCGTTCCTGGCACGAGCATTGCAGTGGTCGGCGGGCAAGGAGCAGCCCGCACGGGGGCACCCCCAGCTTCACCGGCTCGTGGCACTCACCCTCTGGAAGGAAAAGAACTACCCGGAGGCGCGGCACCACTTTGTGCACTCGACGGACGGTGACGGCTGCGCCGCCATGCTCATAGAGTTTCAGACGGCCAAGGGCTACAGCTCCGAAATTGACCTATTCATTGCCCAGACGGTGTTCCAGTGAGTCGGGCTCCATCTCCAAGCTATTAGTTGCAGCTCTCTTACAGTGATAGCTGTATCACAGCTATGTTACTATGCTCTTTTTTATTAGTTACGTGCAACACTGCAGAAGCTATGGGCTTCTTTGACCAATCAGGGTGGTGAACAGACATTAAAGGTGCTGCAGCGTAGGCGGCGGCAACATCTACAAAGGCCACAATTTCCCAGTGAAGTCAGCTGCTGTGATAAGAGCGGTAGAAAATTTGTTCCATATGCACTCTGACACCAAAAAAAGCATGTGTCTTCAAGATATTTCGAGatatagaggaggaggaggagggtcgCAGAGACTGGAAATGGAGGGTTCAGAAGGAGCACTCGGCCAGCGTGTCGCATggaatggtggcgccatctcttgatcCGTCTTGTAACATCCATTTCCACATTGTGTGCTAGCTGACATTCCTaagtgcagcctttttcttgATTAGAATTTGTGCTCGTTTACCGCACTCTTTCCGCACTGTTCCAAGCATGTTCAACGCCAACTTACTCGTTCATTTCGTCTAAAAGAGCAGCTTGGAACGATGCCACACAAGCAAGTCTGTAGAAGTCATTTTTCGTGAAGGACGAAGCACTTACCCAGGAGGGAGTCCTCTGCAGTGTCGTGGCTGTGCCAACTGCACATATGAATTTAGGCACTGTCAAATCAGTTAGTTTGTACTTATTAAAAGCAAGTTGATGTCTGTATAGCAGCGTTGCATTAAATCTCTTTTTCTCTGCATTTTCATTTGAACAAGTGGAGAACTTTATTTTCAGTATCACAGAATGTcaacaaatattttattaaagaacAAAGCAAAATCGCACAATAAACCGCCTTGCGACCTGCAGAGAAACTTCCAAGTAAGCACCTCCTACCAAGACCATTTCTCAAAGCCATTTAGTCGCCCAACGGGTTCCGTACTGTAGTGCTACATCTCGCTGCACAAGAATCTGCGCTCACAGGATGCATAACCTTGGTTCTGCTGTACGGAACTACTAAAACGGAATGTATATAAATGTAAATACATACTATAACTGTATAACACCTATCACTGTACATGCTGCTAAATGCAATGGCTGTTCTACTGTAGGTGATAgctgtggtcaaaattaatctgaagtcctATACTGCGGTGTGCCACATACTCATAtgtattgtggttttggcatgtaaaacaccacAGAATTCAATTCACTTTTATATGTGATAGCTGTTATACTGTATGCAATAGCTGTTGCAGTGATAGTTGCATAACGGCTATCGCTGTGGTACAGAGTGTAGATAGTAATGATGAGCCTAAATACCCACTGGAATGTCGGCCAATGCTTGTGCTTTGAACTGTCGGCATGCTGACAACTATtaatatttatttgttttgtttgttttacaacaatagctgttatgggctcacaCCCCTGGTTATATTGATGTCTGCCAGTGTCATTACTGGAATCCCATAATCCCTCATGAGAAAATTATAAAGAAAAATTCTCATTGCATCGCGAGGATTCAAATTCGCGACTGACACATTGGCAATCCATGATTCTGCCTCTAGGCGACTCTGCCGATACTACAGCTGTGGAAAATGACGACCCTGGAGAGCACGATCATGCCAGTAGCTGCCTTTGGCTGACAGCCGCCCAACAATCTGTGTACTGAGTAGAGCTGGCATCTGCACTCTCTTCATGTTCTAGCGCTTTGCTTTCCCAGTTGTGGAGACGGTCCCAAATTAAGTTTTCGTCTTCTACATGTAATGAGAATGATTGAGCACCGCCTGTCTCATCTTTATTAGTCTTCTTTAGTGCTCAGCTTGTCCACATTTTTACTGGATGGCGCTGACGTCATGTTTTGTTCATGGATAGTGTGAGGCCTAataatgggtagcccaaatataaatCTCAGAAAAGCCAAGCAAATCCaacagtaagaagctaaagggttgctTTATTAGAGACTAGTGGCGAAGTCTGGATGGAACAGAGGAGGGAAAATAGCCGAGTATTTCCATTTCATCACAGGGAGGTGTACACCTTGTTCAAATGAATGCAGCTCGCACTTCTTTTATTTCTCGAAAGCAGATTGCTCATTTGCAACTGCAGATGTTCACTCCAACAGTCACCACACGAAACAGTCAAAAGCTTACTGTCCATTATATTTCACTGGCTATCGCTTTACTGTTTTCTGTTGCAGGCAAAACAAATTTTTTAGTTTCTGAGGGCACCAAATTTGGCAAATCTGATCTAATATTATGAACACAAATCATTCTCGGTGACAACGTAGTTAAACAAATCTGTCATTTTCCGCACCATCTGACACCAGTGAATTGTTGTGGAGGCCCAGCCACTTTGATAGTAACGGCTATTGCACTTACACCGCCATCGTTGTATCTGCTGCTGTACGTGATAGGTAGCTGTTTTGTTGTGTGTGATAACTGTTGTATACTGGGAGCGATAACAGCTATCGTTGTAAGCGGAGTGCAGATATGTAGTAGTTTAGTGCTATAAATCAATATCTAAGGTGCCAGTATCTTACAAACCCATTATGACCTAAACCTAAATGGACAGTGGCATCATAATAAGCTCGTAGTCATGCCACCtgacaacaatggcttgttttGAGGATCCGGCCGCTTCGTTAGTAACAGCTATTGCTGTGATGCAGCTATCGCTGACCCTTCCTTGGCTCATATTTACATTTAGCATTTAATGTAACTCATCATTAATCACCgcctgaaaaggaaaaaaaaaatgtccagtCCTACCTCCGGATTCAGTCCTTGATCAATGCTGCCAGCTACAGCTAAGCAAGCTAATGGCTAGGCCTCGAAACCGTGGCAACTTGTGCCACTCAGTGACGTAGCGTTTATGGCTCAACGTTGTCATCGTTACTCTTAGCATGAAAATGGCACCTGAGAATGGTAAAAATTGCTTGAGCACTAAAACTGCATGTTGAGGGGGTAATATCGCTCAAATAGTGCATAAGTTCTTTGAAAAATTGAGCAGGAGATTCCACCATGCTAAATATTTTGGCTGCCATTATGCATAGTGGCTTTACTGGACATGCGACGACGCTGTAAAAGTAatgtttggaaaaaaaaaacctatatgCCAGCTTGCAGTTTTTTTGCTATGGCTATGACTGTAAACGTCATTTCTTGTTGAACAGTGTTGGTGTGAAGTTGTGTGCAGTACTGACAGGAGCGTCACGTTGCAGGTACCTGTGCCTCCGTAACCCTTCCACAGCCTCGGTTGTTTTCTTAGCGTACACACGGCGCCATCCCAGTGTTCACCCTGGGCCACCCTACTACCTGCCACTGCTCAACTTCCTCTGGTTTCTGCTCCTCGCCGTTGAAACGTAAGCTCCTGCCTGTGACATCACACACTGCAGTTCATTTCATAGCACATTCTTTAAGGACAGACATCCTAAGCTGGTCCTAGGCTCAGAATTTCTTCTAAATGGACGTCACTTTGTGACTGGCTGACTTTACTGCCTCATTAGTGCTTATGTGCCGTGCCGTAAGTTGATGAGCTTACTTAGTATTTATGAAAACTTGCAGGCCTCCACGGAAGCATTGCGTAAAAGAGGTACTGTAAGAAACCAAAATATAGGTCAAGCTATTGTACAAGAAAAGGAGTGGAAAAATGACCCCTTATCATATATAGTGTGATATCGATTGTCGTCTGGCTGTAATGGGtcaaataagaaaagaaagcagagagTGTGCCAGCATTATTGTTCTTGCCGTTGCGAAGACACGAATGTCGTAAACTTGCTGCAAGCTTTCGTAACTCCCCCGGTTGCAAAATTAACAGGTCTCAGCTTGACTTTAGTGCTGCATTTGGAAATGATGTGATAGAATATGCACAATCGAACGGGAGCATAGCAGCACCGCATCCCGGTTTCCGGGAACAGATAGTTAAACAGTGCATCAGCCGCTTTTAACTGGAAGCGTCGAAACCTCCCAGTAATGTTAGATTCAGTTCATTGCAAAGGCAGTTGCATTTGCTACTAGGTGCCCCACTCCATGAAGCAGAAAGGCTTGTCTTCTTGCCGGAGAAGTTTGTACCTCTAAATGCAGATGCGTTTTAGTGCTTTGTAATAAGACCGTGGTGGGAGATCAGCTATCCGCTGCAACAAATCGGCGCGCCTTATTGCAGCCAGAATTGGCAGTTTGCTGGCAGAAGAACGGAATCGAACTGAGCACTGTTCTTTAAAGATTGGCATGCCAACGTGATTTTATGGTGCAGCCGGAAGCTGGCGGTGTTCACGGTGCTGTGCGAGCAGTACCAGCCAACCATCAGCCGGGACCCCACGTACCCACAGTACCTGGATAAAATTGGCCAGCTCTTCTTCGGCCTCCCGCCGCCACCCAAGCCACAGGGCATGTTCGGTGCGCATCTGTTTCAGCCTTCTTTCATTGTTACTTTGTGGTCTTATCTGGCTAGGAAGAGATGCAAACATCAGAGTTCTGAATGGCCTCTGCTGCATACTGCTCTGGTGCATTAGGCTGATCTGCCTGCTGCTTATCAGCAGTGCACAATGCTGCCAGTAAAAAGACTGTGCACTGTTATAGATTTGGAAccgaagtgcttctaaccgaagAGGCGATCGTCTAGAATGTGCTAACTTCAGATAGTGACGGCGACGGTGACAGAGACCACGGCAGCGATGatgcagtagggcaggctgcctcagcATTGTCCTCACAGAAGGCCCTGCAGATGATTCGGTCCCCCCGGGGATCCATTTTCATGAGGGACCTTCCactgcactatgtggagcacctggatgccttggagaagcaTGTCAGCAAGCTTTGCATAAAGCAAACAAAGCTGACAGACatggggttttctcgtgcaagccagtgagaagtacgagGCGAGATGCTTCTGGCAGTCTCGCTTCAGCATTTCTTCtcgatttctcaagctgagaggcTGCCGCAGCAATGTTCTTGCATTTTTTACAACGCCCCTTTTGAGGCCACCAATGCGATGCCTCGGCAGAGCTCGCATGTCACTTCCTGCCCGTGACCCTGCTTCGGCAAGTTGTTTGCCAGTgcgacaaatggtgcaacagtatTGCCTGCCTACCCCATCCCAGCATACGTGCTTTGATGGCACTTTTGCCACTTGATCTTTTCATGCAGAAGGAAGCTTTAAATAACTTCTGCTTCGGCcgactattctttttttttttttctagatttgcTAGACATGCGGACTCCAGGTACATGCTTGAAATGGCAATACTTCGTTAAATCGAAAAGCTGTCACGAAATTGCTTTGATGAATCGTGAAAGAAAGAATACATAGTTTCAGTGCAACTGCGATCGGGAAATGAAAATAGTTCATTTCATTCCAAATTTTGTTAAATCAAAgctcgttatattgaggtttgactgtatttggtattcacacacccctaaaaAATTGCCTTTGTTATATGTACATATTCATTATATACACTGATGTCAATTTGTTATATTTGTGTTTATTATGCATAGGTTTAGCTCTGTTTTTCACCTAGAGCAGGTTTCTCCCcactggcacatttttttcaataCTTGGGTGTTTCTTTATCATATGGGGAAGTATTAGAAAGAAAAGTGACAAAGAAGTTGAGAAATTTGTACCTTTTCTAGTGTGATCCCGGCAAAAATCAGGTAGAAAATCAGGCATCAGGATGTACCATTGCACTGCGGAGCGCACGAATTTACGTTAACGTAACACCACCCTTTTGGAGCCATCGCAAAAAGGAGAGATGTGAGCTTGAGAGCGCTATGTTTCACCATGCAGGAATAAAAAGCAAATGAAGcaaacaagaaattaaatgaaCTACATGTACTGTCACAATTCATTACTGCTGCCATGTGGACACAGGAAATGCTCCAATTGGCTGCTGCAGATTTGAATTGCTGGCGCATGTTTCCAGCACATTTTGACAGCGGCGACCTGTGTGTTTCTTCATCCCATTGAAGTTTGGCGACTGCGGTATAATGCGACGCTGGCATTTGTGAGTTTCGATAGGGCATCCGAAATTGGTGGGTTTACTATTCAAAATGACAGAATGGTTCTATtgaacaagagagagagggagacagagGGTCATCTGCATgaacacctccccccccctctcagGTTGCCAGATTTCCACCCCTAAAAAATTACTCGGTAGCACCCTGATCCAGAGTTAACGCTGTAATCACTGAATCTAGTGTGCATGGTTTCAGATGTCCTTGCCATACTCATGGCTGTGTGACCCCAGTTGGAAGCCGTTGATTCTTGAGGAGAGAGTAACCGACATCCGCAAGTACTTGCCGAGCTACCCCAAAATGGTTATACGTACTAATGAGTGTATCatttttgggcttgttggtttgtgTCTTGAGCATTTTAATATTGCAGAATGAGGCTGTCTCATGAAATTAgtgttttaggtgtgtttctgtGAAAACAAGATTTTCAGCCTAGCAACATGGTTGTTTGCATTCATTAATCTGTTGCAAGGGTACTATGTCGGGTACTATGTCGGGTAAGTCGGGTACTATGTAGGGCAGGCTG
Above is a genomic segment from Dermacentor andersoni chromosome 8, qqDerAnde1_hic_scaffold, whole genome shotgun sequence containing:
- the LOC126529114 gene encoding Golgi to ER traffic protein 4 homolog — translated: MAARATGTSRVLNKLEACIDAGNFYEAHQMYRTIYFRYRGQKRYSELKELLYNGAVKLLRLEQCNSGADLANLLVDVLVQSDTEPCDEQIERLGRLYALLVPHSPERSAFLARALQWSAGKEQPARGHPQLHRLVALTLWKEKNYPEARHHFVHSTDGDGCAAMLIEFQTAKGYSSEIDLFIAQTVFQYLCLRNPSTASVVFLAYTRRHPSVHPGPPYYLPLLNFLWFLLLAVETRKLAVFTVLCEQYQPTISRDPTYPQYLDKIGQLFFGLPPPPKPQGMFGNLIQTLLGGLEDDDSGTSAQAGTAPGQSTSAEVQPEELD